From a region of the Flavobacterium sediminilitoris genome:
- a CDS encoding AtpZ/AtpI family protein, protein MNKKPNKWLSLITIPFQMGFTIFIAHYLGTYLDEKYQKTYYQEVCTLIGVILAIYYVVKQVIFLNKNDK, encoded by the coding sequence ATGAATAAGAAGCCTAATAAATGGTTGTCATTAATAACAATCCCATTTCAAATGGGATTTACTATTTTTATTGCGCACTATTTAGGGACTTATTTAGATGAAAAATATCAAAAAACATATTATCAAGAAGTTTGCACCTTAATCGGTGTCATTTTAGCAATATACTATGTTGTTAAGCAGGTGATTTTTTTAAATAAGAATGATAAATGA